CCATTTGCTCGGACCTTTGAGCATGGAAGGCCGGGGTGGCCTCGTTGCTGGGAACCGCTTGCTGCTCGTCTCCCAGGGCCTGACGCTTCCGGCGCCAAGCCGTCATCCGCATATCGCGACCCGTATTCACGGCGATGCGGAAGATCCATGCCCTGACATTCTCAATTTCGGGAAGTTGATCTCGATGCCGCCAACACTTGATAAATGTTTCCTGAAGAGCGTCGTGCGCGTCCTCCATATTGCCCAAAAGGTGGTACAACGTGCCCAATAGTTCCCCGTGAAGACCCGAAAAATGGGACTCCAATAAATCCCCTCGGCTTTCCGATGGGGGGGAACTGCTTGCACGACGCGGATGCTCCACAATGGGCCTTTATGCTTAACTAGACGAAGTGACCGGGGAAAACGATTCCGCCCAGGCACCGATTTTTTAGCAGAATGGATGCGTTTTAACACCAGATTGCCCGGTTTTGTGGGTTAATGCCGGTCTAGTTCCCCCGGAATTCTACCTTGGCGGCTTGCTGCCTACCCCTCTCGACCAAAATAATAACAGTATGTGGCCGGAAACCGACAAAACGCAGCAGCTCCTGGACGGAGCCCGAAATGGAGACACTTCGGCTCGCGATGCGCTTCTTCAGCGTCATCGCGATTCGCTGCGCCGTATGATCGAGATGCGGCTTGATAAACGCATCCAGCAACGAGTCGACGCCAGCGACATTGTCCAGGAAGTTCTGGTCGACGCCAACCGCCGCCTGACCGATTACCTGGCAGAACCCAAGATGCCGTTCCATTTGTGGCTGCGGCATATGGCCAAAGATCGGATTATCGATGCCCATCGTCGGCACCGCGTCAGCGGCAAGCGGAGCGTCGACCGCGAGCAGAACTTGAACGTCGGGTTCAACATGGACCAGTCGTCGGTCGACCTCGCCGCCCAGCTGTGCGATCAAAATACCACGCCTGGGGCAGCGGCAACCATGCAAGAGCTGCATATCCGCTTTCAGGCCGCCATCGAAGAACTGGACGACCAGGATCGCGAAGTGGTCATCATGCGACACTTCGAACAACTCTCGAACCAGGACGTTGCCGCGGCGCTCGATCTGACACCGGCCGCGGCCAGCATGCGGTACCTGCGTGCGATCCGTCGTTTACGAGCCTTGCTGGGACCCACCGCCGTCGACGAATAAAACCTCTTCCCCTCAAAACGCTGCATGGCCACCGATCAGGATCACATCGACGAACAACTGGCCCAGCTGCTGGACGAGTTGACCCAGCGAATGCAAAAGGGGGAAGTGGTCGATCTGGATACCGTCGTCCAAGAGCATCCGCACCTAGCGGCAGATTTGAAGGAAGTGTGGGGCGCGGTCATGCTGGCTGATGCCGTCGCGCTGAATCTCTCCGTAACCCAGCCCGGCCCCGATGAAAAGCCGATGCCGGAGAAGCTCTCGCAGCTGCAGTTGCCGATTCGCTTTGGCGACTACGAACTGCTGGAAGAGATTGGCCGCGGGGGAATGGGGGTCGTCTACCGTGCCCGCCAGGTGAGTCTCAACCGGATCGTCGCGGTCAAGATGATCCTCAAGGCACAGCTTGCCTCGGAAGATGAACTGAGCCGCTTTCTGGCGGAAGCCGAGTCCGCCGCCCGGCTCAGCCACCCTGGGATCGTTCCGGTATACGAAGTGGGGCAACGCGATGGCCGTTACTACTTCAGCATGAAATACATCGAAGGGGAGACGCTTTCGCAGCGTCTGGCCCGGGGGCCAATGCCCGCCAAAGAAGCGGCCCAGATGATGCGGATCGTGGCCAGTGCCGTGCACGAAGCGCATCAGCATGGCATTCTGCACCGCGATCTGAAGCCGTCAAATATCTTGATCGACAAAACAGGCTCGCCAGTGGTGACCGACTTTGGGCTGGCGAAACAGGTCACCAGCGATGTCGACAGCATCACCCGCAGTGGTGCCATCCTCGGAACGCCTGCTTTCATGGCGCCAGAGCAGGCCAGTGGCGACCGAGGTGCCGTCGGCGTCCGCAGCGATGTCTATGGACTGGGGACGATCTTGTTTGCCATGTTAACCGGGCAGCCTCCGTTTCAAGGACGTACGCCGGTCGATGTGCTGCTGAAAGTTCTCGAGCAGGATCCGCCATTTCCGCACCATGTCAATCCGCGCTGCGATCGTGATCTCGAGATGATTACGCTGCGCTGTATGCAGAAGCCAACCGACTTGCGGTATCCCAACGCCCAGTCGCTGTGCGACGACTTCGAGGCGTACCTCAACGATGAAGCGATCTCGGCTCGCAGTGGACAATTCCTGCAGGTGTTCTCGCGGCTGTTCCGCGAGACACACAACGCCCAGGTCTTAGAGAACTGGGGCCTGCTGTGGATGTGGCATAGCCTGGTGCTGCTGATTTGCTGCCTGGCAACACAGTACCTGCAATGGAACCAGGATGGTCACCGTTGGCATTACATCGCCATCTGGACGGTGATCTCAGGAATCTGGGCGGCTTGCTTCTGGTATCTACGGCGCCGAATGGGACCGGTGACCTTTGTCGAGCGTCAGATCGCTCACGTATGGGGGGCAGGTCTGATTGGCGTGGCTTGCCTGTTTCCGATTGAATGGCTGTTGGGACTGGCACCGCTCGAGCTGTCGCCTTTGCTGGCGATCATCTCAGGCATGATCTTCCTGATTAAGGGAGGTATCCTGACAGGCTGGTTTTACTTCCAAGCCCTCGCGCTCTTCGCGTGCAGTATTCCGATGGCGATCTATCCTGACGCTGCCCACATTCTGTTTGGCATTGTCGCCGCAGGCAGCTTCTTTATTCCAGGTCTGCAGTATTACCGGCAGCGACTCCGCGTGCGACGCGAAGTCTTAGCGAGCAGCGGTTCTACTTTTGTAGAATGAGCTTGCCTGATTTGGTCTCGCACAAGCGATAGATCGCATCGCCATGCTGGATCCAAACTTCTTTCTCTCCGGCCATGATCTCCTCGGACTGGATGGTCCGTTTGGTGAACTGGGGAGCAGGGGCGTTTTCGTGTCCGTTTGAGGCGGGCGAGGTGATGTTGGCATCACGTTGCGACGTATTCATGCGAGAAAATCTCGAGGGAAATCAGGTCTATGGGAACCGAGGAAAATATCGCTGATGTCGTTGACACTGGCTAACGCTCTGGTAGGTTATAGCGATATTGATACTCGGTATCAACCTGTGCGGCGAGAAATTGCCAACCGCAGGTCGAATTCTCAGCGAGCTTGCCAGCAAGTCGTGCCAGCCAGCTTCAATCCAGGAAATTGCGATCTGGCTGGAATCCGGACGACATCCAACGCCCTGGCAGTTCTTCTGCCGTGGCCACGATGGGTGGTTTAACTTCCCGTTAAGGTTCCTTGGTCGCCATCCTCGGCCGATCGCTGCGGTCCTAAAATCGATCGAAAGTTTGCCGGCATCGGGCTGGCAGGCACCGTCGAAGACGTCGATCGAGGACGCAGCACGATGACTCGTTTCCGATTTCAAGCGAGTGTTGGCTTGGTGATGGCATGGGCCGTGATGATGATCGCCGGGTGTGGAAGCACGACCGGAGAGATCTCGGGCCGGGTCTTTTTGGATGGAAGGCCGCTGGATGGAGCGGTCATTCGGTTCAAGCCGAAGGGAAACCCTGAGGCGAAAGAGATCACGGCCGAGATCACGCAAGGAAGCTTTACCGTGACCAACTCGAGTTGGGTCAAACCTGGCGAGTACTACGTGACGGTCGTCGCGCAGCAGCCAGGGGCCGGAGCGATTGTGCAGTCGGTGGAGCGGGGCGAAGGGATCCCGGTACCGAAGGCATTTGTTCCGAAGGTTTACGAAAAGAAAGGTGTCCTTAGCGCGACATTTCACGCGGGGAAACCCAACCCACTACTGTTTCAATTAAGCTCCGGCGCGTTCTAGCCTTCGGGTAATGATCGCCGGCAAGCATCACTTACAACTTGTCTTAGGATCGTTACCGAAATGAAGTTTCGTCATTGGATCGCGACCTCGCTGGCGTTGACCCTGGTCGTTACGTTTGGATTGTCGGCGCACGCACACTTTGTCTGGGTTGCCTTGTCGCAGCCCAACCAGGCCTCGCTTTACTTCGGCGAAGGCCCCGAGCCGAGCGAAGCCGATTTGCTCGATCGCGTTCAGCAGTCGGAAGTCTTTGCCCGCATGGCCGATGGAAAATACGTTCCGCTAAAGCTTGAAAAGCTGGTGGAAGGAACCAACGGCAGTTGGACCGTGCAGCAGCCCGATGCTCAGTGGCAAGGGCTGGAAGCGGTTTGCGATTACGGCGTGCTGGCCAAGGGAGGCAGCCCGTTTTGGTTGAAGTACTACGCCAAGTACATCGATAACACGTCGCTGGCGAACGCGACTCTCTGCGACAGCCAGAAGTTGCCTCTAGACATCGTTCCTTCGCGCACTGCCGATGGCATTCAGCTGCAAGTGCAGTTCGACGGCAAGCCTGTCGCCGAAGCGGAAGTGGTCATTCAAGACGACGCGTACAACGAGACCAAAACCAAGACCGACGCCGCCGGCAACGTGCTGCTCAAGGATGCGAAGCCGGT
This genomic interval from Bremerella sp. JC817 contains the following:
- a CDS encoding RNA polymerase sigma factor, yielding MEHPRRASSSPPSESRGDLLESHFSGLHGELLGTLYHLLGNMEDAHDALQETFIKCWRHRDQLPEIENVRAWIFRIAVNTGRDMRMTAWRRKRQALGDEQQAVPSNEATPAFHAQRSEQMEHLRIAVSELRDEEREVFLLRQNGDLTYEAIAETLSIPLGTVKTRMRMALTHLRQYLAPEDQPRKNPL
- a CDS encoding sigma-70 family RNA polymerase sigma factor; protein product: MWPETDKTQQLLDGARNGDTSARDALLQRHRDSLRRMIEMRLDKRIQQRVDASDIVQEVLVDANRRLTDYLAEPKMPFHLWLRHMAKDRIIDAHRRHRVSGKRSVDREQNLNVGFNMDQSSVDLAAQLCDQNTTPGAAATMQELHIRFQAAIEELDDQDREVVIMRHFEQLSNQDVAAALDLTPAAASMRYLRAIRRLRALLGPTAVDE
- a CDS encoding serine/threonine-protein kinase, translating into MATDQDHIDEQLAQLLDELTQRMQKGEVVDLDTVVQEHPHLAADLKEVWGAVMLADAVALNLSVTQPGPDEKPMPEKLSQLQLPIRFGDYELLEEIGRGGMGVVYRARQVSLNRIVAVKMILKAQLASEDELSRFLAEAESAARLSHPGIVPVYEVGQRDGRYYFSMKYIEGETLSQRLARGPMPAKEAAQMMRIVASAVHEAHQHGILHRDLKPSNILIDKTGSPVVTDFGLAKQVTSDVDSITRSGAILGTPAFMAPEQASGDRGAVGVRSDVYGLGTILFAMLTGQPPFQGRTPVDVLLKVLEQDPPFPHHVNPRCDRDLEMITLRCMQKPTDLRYPNAQSLCDDFEAYLNDEAISARSGQFLQVFSRLFRETHNAQVLENWGLLWMWHSLVLLICCLATQYLQWNQDGHRWHYIAIWTVISGIWAACFWYLRRRMGPVTFVERQIAHVWGAGLIGVACLFPIEWLLGLAPLELSPLLAIISGMIFLIKGGILTGWFYFQALALFACSIPMAIYPDAAHILFGIVAAGSFFIPGLQYYRQRLRVRREVLASSGSTFVE
- a CDS encoding hemin uptake protein HemP, with the protein product MNTSQRDANITSPASNGHENAPAPQFTKRTIQSEEIMAGEKEVWIQHGDAIYRLCETKSGKLILQK
- a CDS encoding DUF4198 domain-containing protein, which produces MKFRHWIATSLALTLVVTFGLSAHAHFVWVALSQPNQASLYFGEGPEPSEADLLDRVQQSEVFARMADGKYVPLKLEKLVEGTNGSWTVQQPDAQWQGLEAVCDYGVLAKGGSPFWLKYYAKYIDNTSLANATLCDSQKLPLDIVPSRTADGIQLQVQFDGKPVAEAEVVIQDDAYNETKTKTDAAGNVLLKDAKPVTYTVRAKFVEEKPGDQDGKKYDTIRHYSTVTLNLADDSK